In one Serinus canaria isolate serCan28SL12 chromosome 2, serCan2020, whole genome shotgun sequence genomic region, the following are encoded:
- the RBM48 gene encoding RNA-binding protein 48 isoform X1 produces MAAGSSGGPGAPCRHHAQLGACESRAKYREGWRPRAVKVYTINLESRYILIQGVPALGVMKELVEQFALYGAIEEYHALDEYPAEQFTEVYLIKFKKLQCARVAKKKMDERSFFGSLLHVCYAPEFETVQETREKLQDRRRYIAKATNQRDCFILKKVEGPKKTASNNSEHDCPWSTSGSSTASNWDPSCFTSFPGVSHNTAYPSGNQNQSLLTSPHYDNNCAEISGYFGQNTSLTPSVHPGVYTPSASSMQHRMVPACSGIDRFMPRTTHLQERKRKREEGNKFSLIGTSEDNTEVVIGPQLPEIPKVDMDDESLNTSATLIRNKLKEVADSVSTSVEKPESSAAKPVLKQRRRI; encoded by the exons ATGGCGGCCGGCAGCAGCGGTGGCCCGGGCGCTCCGTGCCGGCACCACGCGCAGCTGGGAGCCTGCGAATCGCGCGCCAAGTACCGCGAGGGGTGGCGGCCGCGCGCCGTGAAG gtttacACTATCAACTTGGAATCTCGCTATATACTGATACAAGGAGTTCCTGCATTAGGTGTTATGAAGGAATTAGTTGAACAATTTGCATTATATGGTGCCATTGAGGAATATCATGCACTAGATGAATATCCAGCAGAGCAGTTTACTGAAGTGTACCTTATAAAATTCAAAAAACTGCAATGTGCAAG GGTGgccaagaaaaaaatggatgaaCGAAGTTTCTTTGGTAGTTTGCTGCACGTATGCTATGCTCCAGAATTTGAAACAGTCCAAGAAACTAGAGAGAAGTTGCAGGATAGAAGAAGGTATATAGCAAAAGCAACAAATCAAAGAG aTTGCTTTATATTAAAGAAAGTAGAAGGCCCTAAGAAGACAGCCTCAAATAACTCTGAGCATGACTGTCCATGGAGTACATCAGGGTCAAGTACAGCCAGTAACTGGGATCCATCCTGCTTTACAAGTTTTCCCGGGGTATCCCACAACACAGCATATCCATCTGGGAATCAGAATCAGAGCCTGTTAACATCTCCACACTATGATAACAATTGTGCTGAAATTTCTGGGTACTTTGGTCAAAACACATCTTTAACTCCAAGTGTACATCCAGGAGTGTACACTCCATCAGCTTCCTCAATGCAGCACAGAATGGTTCCAGCTTGCAGTGGAATTGACAGGTTTATGCCTCGTACAACTCACCTACAAGAACgtaaaaggaagagagaagaaggtAACAAGTTTTCCCTCATTGGAACAAGTGAGGACAATACTGAAGTTGTTATTGGTCCACAACTACCAGAAATACCTAAAGTGGATATGGATGATGAGTCTTTGAATACTTCAGCTACATTAATTCgaaataaactgaaagag
- the RBM48 gene encoding RNA-binding protein 48 isoform X2, with protein sequence MKELVEQFALYGAIEEYHALDEYPAEQFTEVYLIKFKKLQCARVAKKKMDERSFFGSLLHVCYAPEFETVQETREKLQDRRRYIAKATNQRDCFILKKVEGPKKTASNNSEHDCPWSTSGSSTASNWDPSCFTSFPGVSHNTAYPSGNQNQSLLTSPHYDNNCAEISGYFGQNTSLTPSVHPGVYTPSASSMQHRMVPACSGIDRFMPRTTHLQERKRKREEGNKFSLIGTSEDNTEVVIGPQLPEIPKVDMDDESLNTSATLIRNKLKEVADSVSTSVEKPESSAAKPVLKQRRRI encoded by the exons ATGAAGGAATTAGTTGAACAATTTGCATTATATGGTGCCATTGAGGAATATCATGCACTAGATGAATATCCAGCAGAGCAGTTTACTGAAGTGTACCTTATAAAATTCAAAAAACTGCAATGTGCAAG GGTGgccaagaaaaaaatggatgaaCGAAGTTTCTTTGGTAGTTTGCTGCACGTATGCTATGCTCCAGAATTTGAAACAGTCCAAGAAACTAGAGAGAAGTTGCAGGATAGAAGAAGGTATATAGCAAAAGCAACAAATCAAAGAG aTTGCTTTATATTAAAGAAAGTAGAAGGCCCTAAGAAGACAGCCTCAAATAACTCTGAGCATGACTGTCCATGGAGTACATCAGGGTCAAGTACAGCCAGTAACTGGGATCCATCCTGCTTTACAAGTTTTCCCGGGGTATCCCACAACACAGCATATCCATCTGGGAATCAGAATCAGAGCCTGTTAACATCTCCACACTATGATAACAATTGTGCTGAAATTTCTGGGTACTTTGGTCAAAACACATCTTTAACTCCAAGTGTACATCCAGGAGTGTACACTCCATCAGCTTCCTCAATGCAGCACAGAATGGTTCCAGCTTGCAGTGGAATTGACAGGTTTATGCCTCGTACAACTCACCTACAAGAACgtaaaaggaagagagaagaaggtAACAAGTTTTCCCTCATTGGAACAAGTGAGGACAATACTGAAGTTGTTATTGGTCCACAACTACCAGAAATACCTAAAGTGGATATGGATGATGAGTCTTTGAATACTTCAGCTACATTAATTCgaaataaactgaaagag